The genomic DNA TACGGACAGTCATTGGATTACGTTCTGTCCTATATGCCGGCGACTGAAATCATAGAAGGCGAGGAAATCGATTGGGAGAAATCAGGAGTACTTTTTAAAAATATTGAAGGCCGTGAAAGTCTGGCTTATATCGATTACAAAGATAAGCGGATAAGAATGTTTTTCAACAATAACAGGCTGTCGGCCTTGTACTTATATTGAGCTAAGCTCATCAAAGGAGAGGGATTAAAACAGAACGACATCCCGGGTAAAACTCTCTTCGATATGTAGTTCCGAATACTCATCTCGTAGAGCCTGACGCTCTTCCTCGACCGAGAGTTTATCGACAATCTTCTGAATAATCGTACTTGTAAACCGGCATTCCTTCAATGGAAGGGGGCCGCCGAGATCATTCAGATTTGTTTCCACATCCTCTTTCAGACTGATACATAAAACAAGTTCCCGGTTGAGATCCTCTTGCAGGATTCTCAGCCTTTTAAAGAAGTTGCTGTACTGCTCCAGTTCAAAGGAAAGCGTTTTAGTGCTTTTTACGGCGGACAGCACCGCCTGGTTATTCTTTTTATCTGAACGATCTATCTCTTTTCTGTCATTATAGAGAGCAATAATTCTCGTATGAAGATCGGAAAATCTCTGGTCCATTATATCGACCAGATCGGTCAGGTCGTTGTTTATGTGCCCCATCTGCTTTTCCAGGTTATTGAGCAGAAAGGAAACGAGGGTAAACAGATGGCGGTAATCTTCCTTTAATTCGGACGAGCCCTTTTTCTTGTCAAAATCCTCAAAGAAAGCTTCGTCCTCAACAATTATCTCACGGACATCCGTAACCGCATCGACAAGATGATTCAGCTGCTGATTGATAATATCCTGCCTCTGCATTTCGATTATGATTTCAAATATGGGAATCCGCACCTGTCCGAGATCCTCCACAAGGCTCTTAAGCAATTCGGAGTCATCTTTTTCAGTTTCCTGAAGAGTTCTGATTTCTCCAAGCCTGGCTTCGATCTGATTCCCGACTATCGGCAGATTTTCAGATACATGAATAAAAATGCGATTAAATTCATCGATATAAAACCCTAAACTCGTTGAAAAGGTTCCTAATAATCCGGCAATATCCATCAGGACTCCTTAATTCGATCGGACGCAATACCTCTCTCTATAAACTATGGGAGAAACGCCGGAAAAACTCAAATTTTGTAGGAAGAATAGAGAATATCTCCCGGGATTTCCGGACTTGTACCTATGGGAGAACTTTTCAGGATATCAATTAATTCCTTGCTGTATCGGTAGAGCTTCTCTATTTTCTCAGCGGCTTCAATTCGAGAAGAGCATTCCACAGCACTGATATAGTTTTCGATTGCGGCTTTTTCAAGTTTGACAATATCATTGTCAGGATCGACATCGGTAATGGTTCTCCATTTTCTCATGGATATGAGAACTTCGCCCATCAGCTCAACCATTTTGTTATGTGTCGCTTTAAATACTGCCATCATAAAATCCAGAAAACAGGCCTTGGCTTCCGTTTCTGCAGCAGGGAGCTTATCCGTGAGGCTTTTCTGCTCCAGCTTGAACATGTCAGCATAAGCCTTGAGATAGTTTTCTCCTTTTTTCCGGATTTCCCTCTTCTCAGCAGTGGATGCCGATTCTGCGGCAAGACCGAATACCTGAGGCAGATAAATCTGTTCGAATTGTTCTACGTCCCAGACTGTAGCCTGATCGCGGCGCAGAGATGTCAGCAGAGCATCAGTGAAAGCTTCAATCTGGGAATGGGAGACATACATGCCCTTACCGTGCTTGACTTCCACAAGTCCCTGCGCTTTCAGCATCCTCACGGCATCCCGTATTACTGCACGGCTTACACCGAATTGTTTCTCCAGTTCCGGTTCGGTGGGCAGAACATCTCCGCCTTTCATTTCTCCCGTTAGTATGGATTCTTTTATAATCCGGCTGACTTTTTCCGGGAGTGTCTCCCTCCGGTCGATTTTTTCAAAACTCACTGTTCAAGCCTCCTGCATGTTTCTTTTGGTAATAGGGAATAAGCAGATATAGCGCGGCGGAAAGGATAATGACAATTGAAGCGACGATCCAGGCTCTTCCTATGTAATAAGTTTCGGCGAGAAAAGCAAGGGCGACCGACCCCGCTATTCCTCCGGTCTGCATGAACAGGGAGGAAAAAGAGAGAAGCGTGGATCTTTTCTCCGATGGAACCGATTCATTGAAAATT from Spirochaeta isovalerica includes the following:
- a CDS encoding GntR family transcriptional regulator, whose product is MSFEKIDRRETLPEKVSRIIKESILTGEMKGGDVLPTEPELEKQFGVSRAVIRDAVRMLKAQGLVEVKHGKGMYVSHSQIEAFTDALLTSLRRDQATVWDVEQFEQIYLPQVFGLAAESASTAEKREIRKKGENYLKAYADMFKLEQKSLTDKLPAAETEAKACFLDFMMAVFKATHNKMVELMGEVLISMRKWRTITDVDPDNDIVKLEKAAIENYISAVECSSRIEAAEKIEKLYRYSKELIDILKSSPIGTSPEIPGDILYSSYKI